One genomic window of Lagenorhynchus albirostris chromosome 17, mLagAlb1.1, whole genome shotgun sequence includes the following:
- the FSBP gene encoding fibrinogen silencer-binding protein, producing MVGKARSSNFTLSEKLDLLKLVKPYVKILEEHTNKHSVIVEKNRCWDIIAVNYNASGVDRPPRTAQGLRTLYKRLKEYAKQELLQQKETQSDFKSNISEPTKKVMEMIPQISSFCLIRDRNHIQSANLDEEAQAGTSSLQVMLDHHPVAITVEVKQEEDIKPPPPLVLNSQQSDTLEQREEHELVHVMERSLSPSLSSVDMRMTSSPSSIPRRDDFFRHESGENFRSQLGYDPQILQMLKEEHQIILENQKNFGLYVQEKRDGLKRRQQLEEELLRAKIEVEKLKAIRLRHDLSEYNSL from the exons ATGGTAGGAAAAGCTAGATCTTCCAATTTTACCTTATCTGAAAAGCTTGATTTGTTAAAGCTTGTGAAGCCATATGTTAAAATTCTGGAAGAACACACTAACAAACATTCAGtaatagtggaaaagaatagatgttGGGATATCATAGCAGTTAACTATAATGCAAGTGGAGTAGACCGCCCTCCTCGAACAGCGCAGGGCCTACGCACTCTTTACAAAAGGCTCAAAGAATATGCCAAACAGGAGCTATTGCAGCAAAAAGAGACCCaatcagattttaaaagcaatatttcTGAGCCAACCAAGAAAGTTATGGAGATGATTCCCCAGATTTCCAGTTTTTGCCTGATAAGAGACAGGAACCACATACAAAG TGCAAACTTGGATGAGGAAGCACAGGCTGGTACAAGTTCACTACAGGTAATGTTGGACCACCATCCAGTTGCTATTACAGTGGAGGTGAAGCAAGAAGAAGACATTAAGCCCCCTCCTCCACTGGTTTTAAATTCTCAACAGAGTGATACTTTAGAGCAAAGAGAAGAACATGAATTAGTACATGTTATGGAAAGATCTTTGTCACCGTCACTTTCCTCTGTTGATATGAGAATGACATCGTCTCCATCTTCTATCCCAAGGAGAGATGATTTTTTTCGGCATGAAAGTGGAGAAAATTTTAGGTCACAGTTAGGGTATGATCCTCAGATTCTGCAAATGCTGAAAGAGGAGCATCagataattttagaaaatcaaaaaaattttggATTATATGTTCAGGAGAAGAGGGATGGATTGAAAAGAAGGCAGCAGCTAGAGGAAGAGCTGCTAAGAGCAAAAATTGAAGTGGAGAAGCTGAAAGCAATTCGCTTACGGCATGATCTATCTGAATATAATAGTCTCTAA